In the genome of Clostridiales bacterium, one region contains:
- a CDS encoding alanine--tRNA ligase translates to MKLTSKELRKKWMDFFIERGHTPISSASLIPENDPTVLFTTAGMHPLVPYLLGQPHPAGKRLCDSQKCVRTGDIDEVGDAAHCTFFEMLGNWSLGDYFKDEMVPWSYEFLTKVLKLDPDRLAVTVFEGDKDCPRDEKTAALWEKCGIKKENIFFLGKKHNWWGPAGQTGPCGSDTEMFFDTGKPKCSDTCSPACDCGKYIEVWNDVFMEFNKNADGSFTPLKQKNVDTGMGLERAIMNVQGLKSVYDTDVFVPIVKKIEELSGASVNDETKVKAIRVVADHIRTSTFIIGDERGVTPSNVDQGYILRRLLRRAIRFGSGIGLKAGDYSKIAEVVVDIYAEVYPELVASRDKIKHEIDEEQARFERTLENGMKEFEKLVKFLQTDTIPGKSAFRLYDTYGFPLEMTVELAKERGFKVDVDGFNARFEEHRNLSHAGAEQRFKGGLADTGELTARLHTATHLMHQALKEVLNDPTVNQRGSNITPERLRFDFSFGRAMTPEEVKAVEDKVNAAIKADVTITCDEMTVDEAKAKGAVGLFTSKYGEKVKVYTMGKYSMEICGGPHASHTGELGHFRIVKEQSSSAGVRRIKAVLE, encoded by the coding sequence ATGAAACTTACAAGCAAAGAGCTCAGAAAAAAATGGATGGACTTTTTCATCGAGCGCGGACACACGCCCATTTCGTCGGCGTCGCTCATTCCCGAAAACGACCCCACCGTTCTGTTCACGACGGCGGGAATGCACCCGCTCGTTCCGTACCTTTTGGGTCAGCCGCACCCTGCGGGTAAAAGGCTTTGCGATTCGCAGAAATGCGTGCGCACGGGCGATATCGACGAGGTAGGCGACGCGGCGCACTGCACGTTCTTCGAAATGCTCGGCAACTGGTCGCTCGGCGATTACTTTAAGGACGAGATGGTGCCGTGGAGCTACGAGTTCTTGACTAAGGTGTTAAAGCTCGATCCCGATCGGCTCGCCGTCACTGTGTTCGAGGGCGATAAAGACTGCCCGCGCGACGAAAAGACCGCAGCATTGTGGGAAAAATGCGGGATCAAGAAAGAAAATATCTTCTTCCTCGGCAAAAAGCATAACTGGTGGGGCCCTGCAGGTCAGACCGGTCCATGCGGCTCGGACACCGAAATGTTCTTCGACACGGGTAAGCCCAAGTGCAGCGATACCTGCTCGCCCGCGTGCGATTGCGGCAAGTATATCGAGGTTTGGAACGACGTGTTCATGGAGTTCAACAAGAACGCCGACGGCAGCTTCACTCCGCTCAAACAAAAGAACGTAGATACGGGCATGGGCTTGGAACGCGCTATAATGAACGTTCAGGGCTTGAAGTCGGTATACGACACCGACGTGTTCGTGCCTATCGTCAAAAAGATAGAGGAGCTTTCGGGCGCGAGCGTGAACGACGAAACGAAAGTAAAGGCCATTCGCGTCGTCGCCGACCATATAAGAACTTCCACGTTTATCATTGGCGACGAGCGCGGCGTTACGCCGTCCAACGTCGACCAGGGCTATATTCTCCGCAGGCTTCTGCGCCGCGCTATTCGGTTCGGCTCGGGCATCGGGCTTAAAGCGGGCGATTACTCAAAGATCGCCGAAGTGGTAGTTGATATTTACGCCGAGGTCTATCCCGAGCTAGTGGCTTCGCGCGACAAGATAAAGCACGAAATCGACGAGGAACAGGCGCGGTTCGAGCGCACCCTCGAAAACGGCATGAAGGAGTTCGAAAAGCTCGTCAAGTTCCTTCAAACGGACACCATTCCCGGCAAGTCGGCGTTCAGGCTTTACGACACGTACGGCTTCCCGCTCGAAATGACGGTCGAGCTTGCAAAAGAGCGCGGGTTCAAGGTGGACGTGGACGGGTTCAACGCTCGGTTCGAGGAGCACCGCAATCTTTCACACGCGGGTGCGGAACAGCGCTTTAAAGGCGGGCTTGCAGATACGGGAGAGCTTACGGCGCGGCTGCATACCGCGACCCACCTTATGCATCAAGCGCTTAAAGAAGTGCTCAACGATCCCACAGTCAACCAGCGCGGCAGTAATATTACGCCCGAGCGGCTGAGGTTCGACTTCTCGTTCGGTCGGGCAATGACCCCCGAAGAAGTCAAGGCGGTAGAGGATAAAGTCAACGCGGCGATCAAAGCCGACGTTACTATCACCTGCGACGAGATGACGGTCGACGAAGCCAAGGCGAAAGGCGCGGTCGGCTTGTTCACGTCCAAGTACGGCGAGAAAGTCAAGGTGTACACCATGGGCAAGTATTCCATGGAGATATGCGGCGGACCGCACGCCTCGCACACGGGCGAGCTCGGGCATTTCAGAATAGTTAAAGAACAGTCGAGCAGTGCGGGTGTAAGAAGAATCAAAGCTGTACTGGAATAA
- a CDS encoding NAD(P)-dependent oxidoreductase: MKILVTGGSGSIGKAFVKKYKKTFDIVAPTHEQMDLTDARSVAKVFQENKFDAVLHLACLPDRGANATLEADNLIMFKNVQYMAIAYGVKKLITVGEGVEFDSSTPIVDFTEEMLGKHIPHDAYGLGRYLITMLAGKDKITTVLRLFTVYGADGGKGIIDKIVQAGARGKKQIVIQRDRVVSTIAIDDALRVFAEFLQKDLPRGDYNLVSNEKTSYLEIAKQVKRLVRKDDGDIEIVVKNDEPLAEYSGSNQKLLSVLPNLKLTPVQNGVKSLYFASRKW, encoded by the coding sequence ATGAAAATTCTCGTTACGGGCGGAAGCGGCTCTATCGGCAAGGCGTTCGTCAAGAAATACAAAAAGACTTTTGACATAGTCGCGCCTACGCACGAGCAAATGGATCTTACGGACGCGCGCTCGGTCGCTAAGGTTTTTCAAGAGAATAAGTTTGATGCGGTATTGCACCTTGCGTGCTTGCCCGATAGGGGCGCGAACGCGACGCTCGAAGCGGATAACCTTATAATGTTCAAGAACGTTCAGTACATGGCAATTGCGTACGGCGTTAAAAAGCTTATCACGGTAGGCGAGGGCGTGGAGTTCGATTCGAGCACGCCGATAGTCGACTTTACCGAGGAAATGTTAGGTAAGCATATTCCGCACGACGCGTACGGTTTGGGGCGGTATCTTATAACCATGCTCGCGGGCAAGGATAAGATCACGACCGTTTTAAGACTTTTTACCGTTTACGGCGCGGACGGCGGCAAGGGTATTATCGACAAGATCGTGCAGGCGGGTGCGCGCGGCAAGAAGCAGATCGTTATTCAGCGCGACCGCGTTGTCAGCACGATTGCTATCGATGACGCATTGCGTGTATTCGCCGAGTTCCTGCAAAAGGATTTGCCGCGTGGCGATTATAACCTTGTATCGAACGAGAAAACGAGCTATCTCGAAATTGCCAAACAGGTCAAGCGTTTGGTGCGCAAGGACGACGGCGATATTGAGATAGTGGTGAAGAACGACGAGCCGCTCGCCGAATACAGCGGCAGCAATCAGAAACTTTTGTCCGTTCTTCCTAACTTGAAGCTCACGCCCGTACAGAACGGCGTTAAGAGTTTGTACTTCGCTTCGAGAAAGTGGTAA
- a CDS encoding formate--tetrahydrofolate ligase, translating into MKTDIEIAYEAKPQPIEKIAKKLGIDNVYRYGDYVAKVTPKFEPKAKIILVTAINPTPAGEGKSTVSIGLADGLNKIGKKTALALREPSLGPVFGMKGGATGGGMAQILPMDDINLHFTGDLHAITAANNLLCAMIDNSLYFGNPLKIAKVTFNRCMDCNDRALRSIVVNAGSGARDDGFNITAASEVMATLCLAANFDDLKVRLGRIIIGYDYEGKPVTAGDLQANEAMAVLLKDAAKPNLVQTLEGTPAFVHGGPFANIAHGCNSVIATKTAASYADYVVTEAGFGADLGAEKFYDIKCRMSGIVPSATVLVATVRALKYGGGGDLVGGMGNLIKHIENLTKVFGQNVVVAINRFTDDTAEEIDTVKKAVAAAGAVAVLCECWAKGGTGSTELAEAVVKAASGKAKLTFTYDDNDTIVEKVQKVATKIYGAANVVWTAKAKKNLEKMLPLGVDKLPVCIAKTQYSLSDDAKKLGRPEGFTITVRDVQYRAGAGFVVAVAGDILLMPGLPRVPNAVGMKIDNDGKISGLF; encoded by the coding sequence ATGAAAACGGATATTGAAATAGCTTACGAAGCTAAACCTCAGCCTATCGAGAAGATAGCGAAAAAGCTCGGTATCGATAACGTTTACCGTTACGGCGATTACGTAGCCAAGGTAACGCCTAAGTTCGAGCCCAAGGCGAAGATAATTCTCGTTACCGCTATCAACCCGACGCCCGCGGGCGAGGGCAAGTCCACCGTTTCCATAGGGCTTGCGGACGGGCTCAACAAGATAGGCAAAAAGACGGCGCTCGCGCTCCGCGAACCGTCGCTCGGACCCGTTTTCGGTATGAAAGGCGGTGCGACGGGCGGCGGCATGGCGCAGATTCTGCCCATGGACGATATCAACCTGCATTTTACGGGCGACCTTCACGCCATCACCGCGGCGAACAATCTTTTGTGCGCGATGATAGATAATAGCCTGTACTTCGGCAATCCGTTAAAGATCGCCAAGGTCACTTTTAACCGCTGCATGGACTGCAACGACCGCGCGCTTCGTTCTATCGTGGTCAACGCCGGCTCGGGCGCGCGCGACGACGGGTTCAACATCACCGCCGCGAGCGAGGTAATGGCTACGCTCTGTCTTGCCGCGAACTTCGACGATCTCAAAGTTCGGCTCGGGCGCATTATCATAGGCTACGATTACGAGGGCAAACCCGTTACGGCGGGCGATCTCCAAGCCAACGAGGCTATGGCTGTTCTTTTGAAGGACGCAGCCAAACCCAATCTCGTACAGACGCTCGAAGGCACGCCTGCGTTCGTTCACGGCGGACCGTTCGCCAATATCGCGCACGGTTGTAACTCGGTCATTGCGACAAAGACGGCGGCAAGCTACGCCGATTACGTAGTTACCGAGGCGGGCTTCGGCGCAGACCTCGGCGCGGAGAAGTTCTACGATATCAAGTGCCGTATGTCGGGAATCGTACCGTCGGCGACCGTGCTCGTCGCGACCGTTCGTGCGCTCAAATACGGCGGCGGCGGAGATCTCGTCGGCGGCATGGGCAATCTTATCAAGCATATAGAAAACCTTACCAAAGTATTCGGGCAGAACGTTGTCGTTGCTATCAATAGGTTCACCGACGACACGGCGGAAGAAATCGATACCGTAAAGAAAGCGGTAGCCGCCGCTGGCGCGGTCGCCGTGCTCTGCGAGTGCTGGGCTAAGGGCGGCACGGGCTCGACCGAGCTTGCCGAAGCCGTCGTCAAGGCGGCGAGCGGCAAAGCCAAGCTCACCTTTACTTACGACGATAACGACACGATAGTCGAAAAAGTGCAAAAGGTCGCGACCAAGATATACGGCGCGGCTAACGTGGTTTGGACGGCGAAAGCCAAGAAGAACCTCGAAAAGATGCTGCCGCTCGGCGTTGATAAGCTTCCCGTGTGTATTGCAAAAACGCAATACTCTTTGTCCGACGACGCCAAGAAGCTGGGCCGTCCCGAGGGCTTTACCATTACGGTACGCGACGTACAGTACCGCGCGGGCGCGGGCTTCGTTGTGGCCGTTGCGGGCGATATACTGCTCATGCCGGGACTGCCGAGAGTTCCCAACGCCGTCGGCATGAAGATAGATAACGACGGCAAGATAAGCGGACTGTTTTAA
- a CDS encoding ATP-dependent RecD-like DNA helicase — protein MDRLSGSVEEIRFRNDENGWTVLVLDSDGDPVTVAGTLPPVTPGDFIELEGEFVIHPKFGTQFKAERASIAAPRSEYGIIRFLGSGLIEGVGEKTAARIVDKFGVDAIEIIEKTPERLSEIRGISPKKAVKIAESFGALRAQREAIMFLAGYGVSVNLALKLYSVYGASTVSTVKSNPYVLVEDVDGVGFLTADKIAQSMGIDPLSDFRMRAGIVHALGSSCEKEGNTYLPKDKLFDEAKKLLVRYDEDGLVRALDSLMIARKVVIPFEGAVMGELYYRTERAAAVKTVRRVDASGIVPVDVNDVIDRFEKTENITLHAAQREAVVNAVTHGASVITGGPGTGKTTIINCILFVLDALSLTATLLAPTGRAAKRITEGCGRDASTIHRAVLMLEDGAKFDANAVIVDEFSMVDIFLYKNLLDHMSDATKLIVVGDADQLPSVGAGNVLRDLIASGLVPVTRLSFIYRQSNTSRIAVSAHEINDGKVPDLTARDGDFFFFRMRSAQEIADMTVQLATTRITGFCGIEPHRIQVIAALKNGVCGVHTLNTRLQAALNAGAKKKVVVGDCTFIEGDRVMHTVNNYELEWSRGSASGVGVFNGDIGIVVHVFDTGEIEVEFEDGRRVLYAGENRRQLILSYAVTVHKSQGCEFDAVVMPVIVGAPVIMTRNLLYTAITRAKKMAVLVGDEYAVKRMVDNNYVAERFSALNVFIDDAKAGMTKLYGDVN, from the coding sequence TTGGACAGGCTTTCGGGTTCGGTTGAAGAAATACGTTTTCGCAACGATGAAAACGGCTGGACAGTGCTTGTGCTCGACAGTGACGGCGATCCCGTTACAGTGGCGGGCACGCTTCCGCCTGTCACGCCGGGCGATTTTATCGAGCTTGAAGGCGAGTTTGTCATTCATCCCAAGTTCGGCACGCAGTTCAAAGCCGAACGCGCGTCCATTGCCGCGCCGCGCAGCGAGTACGGGATCATACGGTTTCTCGGCTCGGGGCTTATCGAGGGCGTGGGCGAAAAAACGGCTGCGCGTATCGTCGATAAGTTCGGCGTGGACGCTATCGAAATAATAGAAAAAACGCCCGAAAGACTTTCCGAGATCCGCGGCATAAGCCCTAAGAAGGCGGTCAAAATAGCGGAGAGCTTCGGCGCGCTCCGTGCTCAGCGCGAGGCGATTATGTTTCTCGCGGGCTACGGCGTGTCGGTCAATCTTGCGCTCAAACTGTATTCGGTGTACGGCGCTTCTACCGTTTCCACCGTCAAGAGCAATCCGTACGTTCTCGTCGAGGACGTGGACGGCGTGGGCTTTCTCACCGCCGATAAGATCGCGCAGTCGATGGGTATTGACCCGCTTAGCGATTTCCGTATGCGCGCGGGGATAGTTCACGCGCTGGGCTCGTCGTGCGAGAAAGAGGGCAATACTTATCTGCCGAAAGATAAGCTGTTCGACGAGGCAAAAAAACTGCTCGTGCGCTACGACGAGGACGGGCTTGTGCGTGCGCTCGATTCGCTCATGATCGCGCGTAAGGTCGTTATTCCGTTCGAGGGCGCCGTTATGGGCGAGCTGTATTACCGCACCGAACGCGCGGCGGCGGTTAAGACGGTCAGGCGCGTGGATGCGTCGGGTATAGTTCCCGTCGACGTGAATGATGTAATAGATAGGTTCGAAAAGACGGAGAATATAACGCTGCATGCGGCGCAACGCGAAGCGGTCGTTAACGCCGTGACCCACGGCGCGTCCGTGATTACGGGCGGACCGGGCACGGGCAAGACCACTATTATCAACTGTATACTTTTCGTGCTCGACGCGCTCTCTCTTACTGCGACTTTGCTCGCGCCGACGGGTAGAGCCGCCAAGCGTATTACAGAGGGTTGCGGCAGAGACGCATCTACAATTCACCGCGCGGTGCTTATGCTCGAAGACGGCGCCAAGTTCGACGCGAACGCGGTAATTGTAGACGAGTTTTCCATGGTCGATATTTTCCTCTACAAAAACTTGCTCGACCACATGAGCGACGCAACAAAACTTATCGTGGTCGGCGACGCCGATCAGCTCCCGTCGGTAGGGGCAGGCAATGTGCTTCGCGATCTTATAGCGAGCGGGCTCGTGCCCGTAACGCGGCTTAGCTTTATTTACCGTCAGTCGAACACGAGCCGAATAGCGGTAAGCGCGCACGAGATAAACGACGGCAAGGTCCCCGACCTTACGGCGCGCGACGGCGATTTCTTTTTCTTCCGTATGCGGTCGGCGCAGGAGATTGCGGACATGACGGTTCAGCTCGCCACGACGCGCATAACGGGGTTCTGCGGAATAGAGCCGCACCGTATCCAAGTGATAGCGGCGCTCAAAAACGGCGTGTGCGGCGTGCATACTCTTAACACTCGGCTTCAAGCCGCGCTCAACGCCGGCGCGAAGAAAAAGGTGGTTGTCGGCGACTGCACGTTTATTGAAGGCGACCGCGTTATGCATACCGTGAACAACTACGAGCTCGAATGGTCGCGCGGTAGCGCGAGCGGCGTGGGCGTTTTTAACGGCGATATAGGAATAGTGGTGCATGTGTTCGATACCGGCGAGATCGAAGTTGAGTTCGAGGACGGGCGGCGCGTACTGTACGCGGGCGAAAACCGCCGTCAGCTTATTTTATCCTACGCGGTGACTGTGCATAAGAGTCAGGGCTGTGAGTTCGACGCGGTGGTAATGCCGGTCATCGTGGGGGCGCCCGTAATTATGACGCGCAATCTTTTGTACACGGCTATCACTCGCGCCAAGAAAATGGCGGTACTCGTCGGCGACGAGTATGCGGTCAAGCGCATGGTCGATAATAACTACGTAGCCGAGCGGTTCTCCGCGCTTAATGTGTTTATAGACGACGCTAAGGCGGGAATGACTAAGCTGTACGGAGATGTGAATTAA
- the metK gene encoding methionine adenosyltransferase — translation MQRIVSSESVTEGHPDKVCDYIADSVLDAALEKDANSRIACEVCCATGLAVVLGEFDTQTDFIDVQKIARSTIAEVGYTHPELGFDATTCAVLNCINGQSPDIAQGVINSLETRTLSSADPYDAVGAGDQGMMFGYACSETDELMPMPLTLAHSLTRRLAEVRKSGELDFLRPDGKAMVSLAYEDNVPVGVKTVVVSAQHSPDVSDKKLKDGIYESVIKKVVPEKMLKGAEILINPTGRFVVGGPAGDTGVTGRKIIVDTYGGAIPHGGGAFSGKDASKVDRSASYYARYVCKNLVAAGLCSRVMIQVGYAIGKARPVSLFVDTFGTGDDSKIKAAVEKVFDFRPAAFIEKLGLRNPIYRKTTNYGHFGKRDLPWEQLDSVQKIKAVY, via the coding sequence ATGCAAAGAATAGTATCGTCGGAAAGCGTGACCGAAGGACATCCCGATAAAGTTTGCGATTATATAGCGGACTCCGTGCTCGACGCGGCGCTCGAAAAGGACGCGAACAGCCGCATTGCGTGCGAGGTGTGCTGTGCGACGGGGCTTGCCGTAGTACTCGGCGAGTTCGATACTCAGACCGATTTTATCGACGTGCAAAAGATAGCGCGCTCGACCATTGCCGAGGTGGGGTATACTCATCCCGAGCTTGGCTTCGACGCTACGACCTGCGCCGTGCTTAACTGCATCAACGGTCAGTCGCCCGACATTGCGCAGGGCGTTATAAACTCGCTCGAAACCCGAACGCTCAGCTCCGCCGATCCCTACGACGCGGTAGGCGCGGGCGATCAGGGTATGATGTTCGGCTACGCGTGCTCTGAGACCGACGAGCTCATGCCCATGCCGCTCACGCTCGCGCACTCGCTCACCCGTAGGCTCGCCGAGGTGAGAAAGAGCGGCGAGCTTGATTTTCTGCGCCCTGACGGCAAGGCGATGGTTTCGCTTGCCTACGAGGATAACGTTCCCGTCGGCGTAAAAACGGTAGTCGTGTCGGCGCAGCATTCGCCCGACGTAAGCGATAAAAAGCTCAAAGACGGCATTTACGAAAGCGTTATAAAAAAGGTCGTGCCCGAAAAAATGTTGAAGGGCGCGGAGATACTTATCAACCCGACGGGGCGGTTCGTAGTGGGCGGGCCCGCGGGCGATACCGGCGTTACCGGCAGAAAGATAATCGTCGATACCTACGGCGGCGCGATCCCGCACGGCGGCGGCGCGTTCAGCGGTAAGGACGCTTCTAAGGTCGACCGCTCGGCGTCCTACTACGCGCGGTACGTGTGCAAAAACCTCGTTGCGGCGGGGTTGTGCTCGCGCGTGATGATCCAGGTCGGGTACGCGATAGGTAAGGCTCGGCCCGTTTCGCTGTTCGTCGACACGTTCGGCACGGGCGACGACTCTAAGATAAAAGCGGCGGTCGAAAAGGTGTTCGACTTCCGTCCAGCGGCGTTCATAGAGAAGCTCGGGCTTAGGAACCCCATTTACAGAAAGACGACTAACTACGGGCATTTCGGCAAACGCGACTTGCCCTGGGAACAGCTCGACAGCGTTCAGAAGATCAAAGCGGTGTATTGA